In a single window of the Amycolatopsis sp. cg5 genome:
- a CDS encoding DUF3618 domain-containing protein: MARDPETIERDIEKARTALAATLDELGTKANPKVLVESAKSSVRSTLEDPKVKYPLIGAGVLIVALLVRKLFR; the protein is encoded by the coding sequence GTGGCCCGCGACCCGGAGACGATCGAGCGCGACATCGAGAAGGCCAGGACCGCGCTCGCCGCGACCCTGGACGAGCTCGGTACGAAGGCGAACCCGAAGGTGCTCGTCGAGTCGGCGAAGAGCTCGGTGCGTTCGACGCTGGAGGACCCCAAGGTGAAGTACCCGCTCATCGGAGCGGGTGTGCTGATCGTCGCGCTGCTGGTGCGGAAGCTGTTCCGCTAA
- a CDS encoding xanthine dehydrogenase family protein molybdopterin-binding subunit: MAGLIGARVGRQEDLRLLTGRGRFVDDVRVAGMLEAAVLRAEVPHARILSVDVSAAVALPGVFAVVTGAEVEALVRAPQPVIWRTIPDMLMGFGYPLAVEKVMYPGQGVAAVAAKDRATAEDALELIEVEYEELPAVTTLEEALAEDAPRLYEDWPGNVAGRTVVPKGDVAAAFAEADVVVTGSFRFGRQMGTPLETRGVVADWDPFTDRLDMWLGTQAPNLARELLGEVLGLSVEKIRVRTPDVGGGFGNKFDFYGDEVLASVLSRRAGKPVKLIEDRAESFVATVHSREQKMDVELAAKNDGTITGLRGTVYGVLGGVLGTVGISPCWTTAAFMTGPYDIGAVELNVVGVMTNKSPYGSYRGYGLPKANFVQEHLVEQLARRLGMDAHAVRRKNFVPPEAFPYQSPVFVYDTGRYEECLDLCLECVERTGWAERVARGRADGKAVGIGYSFHAEGGAFGPSRIVNLAGLQHSGFDTEVVRIDSTGRVTVFTGLSAMGQGIHTALAQVAGQALGVPLDHVTVLSGDTDSCPYTGYGTGASRAAAVGGAAVLTAATRLKAKVLRIAGHLLEVSPDDLVVADGVISVRGVPGKSVTMAEIGDAAYRRVNGKLPETETPTLEEREVFDPANITVSFGCTAVLAEVDRETGVVTLLGYLIAHDCGTVINPLIVEGQLHGGAAQAIGGALYEELAYDADGRMATTSFADYLLPTATEIPPFGVEHMSTPSDHIPGGFKGMGEAGVIGGGAAIAHAVEDALSEYGVEITSLPITPPRLLAAIKRGARS; the protein is encoded by the coding sequence GTGGCGGGGTTGATCGGGGCTCGGGTCGGGCGGCAAGAAGACTTGCGGCTGCTTACTGGGCGTGGGCGCTTTGTCGATGACGTGCGGGTTGCGGGGATGCTTGAGGCGGCTGTGCTTCGGGCTGAGGTTCCGCATGCTCGGATCTTGAGCGTCGATGTGAGTGCCGCGGTGGCCTTGCCTGGGGTTTTTGCCGTGGTGACCGGGGCTGAGGTCGAGGCACTTGTCAGGGCTCCTCAGCCGGTTATCTGGCGGACCATTCCGGACATGCTCATGGGGTTCGGGTATCCACTGGCCGTTGAGAAGGTGATGTATCCCGGGCAGGGCGTCGCGGCTGTGGCCGCGAAGGACCGCGCTACCGCTGAGGACGCTCTGGAGCTCATCGAGGTCGAGTACGAGGAGCTGCCGGCTGTCACGACGCTGGAAGAGGCTCTGGCTGAGGACGCGCCTCGGCTTTATGAGGACTGGCCTGGGAACGTGGCTGGGCGGACCGTGGTGCCGAAGGGGGATGTGGCCGCCGCTTTCGCCGAGGCCGATGTGGTGGTGACGGGGTCTTTTCGGTTCGGGCGGCAGATGGGGACCCCGCTGGAGACGCGGGGCGTGGTCGCGGACTGGGATCCGTTCACCGACCGGCTCGACATGTGGCTGGGGACGCAGGCGCCGAACCTCGCGCGGGAACTGCTGGGCGAGGTGCTCGGGCTGTCCGTCGAGAAGATCCGGGTGCGCACGCCGGACGTGGGTGGCGGCTTCGGGAACAAGTTCGACTTTTACGGTGACGAAGTGCTCGCTTCTGTCTTGTCACGTCGGGCGGGGAAGCCGGTCAAGCTGATCGAGGACCGGGCGGAGAGCTTCGTCGCGACCGTCCACTCGCGTGAGCAGAAGATGGACGTCGAGCTGGCCGCGAAGAACGACGGGACGATCACCGGGCTGCGGGGCACCGTGTACGGCGTGCTCGGCGGGGTGCTGGGGACCGTCGGGATCAGTCCGTGCTGGACGACCGCCGCGTTCATGACCGGGCCGTACGACATCGGGGCCGTCGAGCTGAACGTCGTCGGCGTGATGACCAACAAGTCGCCGTACGGGTCCTACCGCGGCTATGGGCTGCCGAAGGCGAACTTCGTGCAGGAACACCTCGTCGAGCAGCTGGCGCGGCGGCTCGGCATGGACGCGCACGCCGTGCGGCGGAAGAACTTCGTGCCGCCGGAAGCCTTCCCGTACCAAAGCCCGGTCTTCGTCTACGACACCGGACGCTACGAAGAATGCCTCGACCTGTGCCTGGAGTGCGTCGAGCGGACGGGGTGGGCCGAGCGGGTCGCGCGCGGGCGCGCCGACGGGAAGGCCGTCGGGATCGGATACTCGTTCCACGCCGAGGGCGGCGCGTTCGGGCCGAGCCGGATCGTGAACCTGGCCGGGTTGCAGCATTCGGGCTTCGACACCGAGGTCGTGCGCATTGATTCGACCGGCCGCGTGACCGTCTTCACCGGGCTGTCCGCGATGGGCCAGGGCATCCACACCGCGCTCGCGCAGGTGGCCGGGCAGGCGCTGGGCGTGCCGCTCGATCACGTCACGGTCCTCTCCGGCGACACCGACTCCTGCCCGTACACCGGCTACGGCACCGGGGCGAGCCGGGCGGCCGCGGTCGGCGGCGCGGCCGTGCTGACCGCCGCGACCAGGCTCAAGGCGAAGGTGCTGCGGATCGCCGGGCACCTGCTCGAGGTGTCGCCGGACGACCTGGTCGTCGCCGACGGCGTGATCTCGGTGCGAGGTGTGCCGGGCAAGTCGGTCACCATGGCCGAGATCGGCGACGCCGCGTACCGCAGGGTCAACGGCAAGCTGCCCGAGACCGAGACACCGACGCTGGAGGAACGCGAGGTCTTCGACCCGGCCAACATCACCGTCTCGTTCGGCTGCACCGCGGTGCTCGCCGAGGTCGACCGCGAGACCGGGGTGGTGACGCTGCTCGGGTACCTCATCGCGCACGACTGCGGCACGGTGATCAATCCGCTGATCGTGGAGGGGCAGCTGCACGGCGGCGCGGCGCAGGCCATCGGCGGCGCGCTCTACGAGGAGCTGGCGTACGACGCCGACGGGCGGATGGCGACGACGTCGTTCGCCGACTATCTGCTGCCGACCGCGACGGAGATCCCGCCGTTCGGCGTCGAGCACATGTCGACGCCGTCCGATCACATTCCCGGTGGTTTCAAGGGAATGGGCGAGGCGGGCGTCATCGGTGGCGGCGCCGCCATCGCGCACGCCGTCGAGGACGCGCTGAGCGAGTACGGCGTCGAGATCACGTCGCTGCCGATCACCCCGCCCCGGCTGCTCGCCGCGATCAAGCGGGGAGCGCGTTCGTGA
- a CDS encoding xanthine dehydrogenase family protein subunit M, whose translation MKAAAFDYVRASSVDEALRALTDAENAKVLAGGQSLVPLLNRRLARPSLLVDINGLDLSSIRRTDGHLVLGALTRHRAAETSALVSRDLPLLTEALRHFGHVAIRNRGTLGGSLAHADPAAELPAVAVALDAELTIRGKHGLRTVSARDFFTGTGQTELEPDELLVEVRFPVLPARTGHAVEELSRRSHDLALVAVFATVTLDEDGVCAQARIAIAGAGPTPIRAIAAEESLRGCVLTPGLIAGAAREAAAATDPADDLHAPAGYRRDMAAVLARRAITRANGSAR comes from the coding sequence GTGAAGGCGGCCGCGTTCGACTACGTCCGAGCGTCCTCTGTGGACGAAGCACTGCGCGCACTGACCGATGCCGAGAACGCCAAAGTCCTTGCTGGCGGCCAAAGTCTGGTGCCCCTGCTCAACCGGCGACTGGCCAGGCCGTCGCTGCTGGTCGACATCAACGGCCTCGACCTGTCCTCGATCCGGCGCACCGACGGCCATCTCGTGCTCGGCGCGCTCACCCGCCACCGCGCGGCCGAGACGTCGGCGCTGGTGTCCCGCGATCTTCCGCTGCTCACCGAGGCGCTGCGCCACTTCGGCCACGTCGCGATCCGCAACCGGGGCACCCTCGGCGGCAGTCTCGCGCACGCCGACCCGGCGGCCGAGTTGCCCGCGGTGGCCGTCGCACTCGACGCCGAGCTGACGATCCGCGGCAAGCACGGCCTGCGCACGGTCTCCGCGCGCGACTTCTTCACCGGCACCGGCCAGACCGAACTCGAACCCGACGAGCTGCTCGTCGAAGTCCGCTTCCCCGTGCTGCCCGCCCGCACCGGTCACGCGGTCGAGGAGCTGTCCCGCCGCAGCCACGACCTCGCGCTCGTCGCCGTCTTCGCGACGGTGACCCTCGACGAGGACGGCGTCTGCGCGCAGGCGCGGATCGCCATCGCGGGCGCGGGCCCGACCCCGATCCGCGCGATAGCGGCCGAAGAGTCCTTGCGCGGCTGTGTGCTGACGCCCGGCCTGATCGCCGGCGCCGCCCGCGAGGCGGCCGCCGCGACGGACCCGGCCGACGACCTCCACGCCCCCGCCGGGTACCGGCGCGACATGGCCGCGGTCCTCGCGCGCCGGGCGATCACCCGAGCGAACGGCAGCGCACGATGA
- a CDS encoding (2Fe-2S)-binding protein, translating into MKVTLTVNGRQVTADCEPRRSLADFLRQDLGFTGVHLGCEHGVCGACTITLDGATARACCLLAVQAEGAEITTVEGMATDGELHPLQQSFRDHHGLQCGFCTPGMLATAAELLRETPSPTEAEIRERISGNLCRCTGYQFIVDSIADAAKKLNPRDAP; encoded by the coding sequence ATGAAGGTCACCCTGACGGTCAACGGCAGGCAGGTCACCGCGGACTGCGAGCCCCGCCGCTCGCTGGCTGATTTCCTGCGCCAGGACCTCGGTTTCACCGGCGTCCACCTCGGCTGCGAGCACGGCGTCTGCGGCGCCTGCACGATCACCCTCGACGGCGCCACCGCCCGCGCCTGCTGCCTGCTCGCCGTCCAGGCCGAAGGCGCCGAGATCACCACGGTCGAAGGCATGGCCACCGACGGCGAGCTGCATCCGCTTCAGCAGTCGTTCCGCGACCACCACGGTCTTCAATGCGGCTTCTGCACCCCGGGCATGCTCGCCACCGCGGCGGAACTGCTCCGCGAAACCCCGTCCCCGACCGAGGCCGAGATCCGCGAGCGCATCTCCGGCAACCTGTGCCGCTGCACGGGTTATCAGTTCATCGTCGACTCGATCGCCGACGCCGCTAAGAAACTGAACCCGCGCGACGCGCCTTAG
- a CDS encoding nucleotidyltransferase domain-containing protein: MQLNRPFSTVTPTLDGDVLRVLAGHDAAFTTGRVHRVLDSHSIEGVRKVLQRLNGQGVVRSERVGNTYTYRLNRDHLAAEHIIGLARLRETLLERIAKRLGEWAFPPVYAAVFGSAATGSMSVESDLDLLLIRPRATDADEWAAQVEALVTDATNWVGNDTRVLEFTDAEVEATGRDEPVLGDVLANGLTVAGDRAWLLKQLSAPKT, encoded by the coding sequence GTGCAGCTGAACCGGCCGTTTTCGACGGTCACGCCCACCCTCGACGGCGATGTCCTGCGAGTGCTCGCGGGCCACGACGCGGCCTTCACGACCGGGCGCGTCCATCGTGTGCTCGACAGTCACTCGATCGAGGGCGTCCGTAAGGTGCTCCAGCGGCTGAACGGCCAAGGGGTCGTGCGCTCGGAGCGGGTCGGCAACACCTACACCTACCGGCTCAACCGCGATCACCTGGCCGCCGAGCACATCATCGGCCTCGCCCGTTTGCGGGAGACCCTGCTGGAGCGCATCGCGAAGCGCCTGGGCGAATGGGCGTTCCCGCCGGTCTACGCGGCGGTGTTCGGGTCGGCGGCAACCGGCTCGATGTCGGTGGAAAGCGACCTGGACCTGCTGCTCATCCGGCCGCGTGCCACCGACGCGGACGAGTGGGCGGCGCAGGTCGAAGCGCTGGTGACCGATGCGACCAACTGGGTGGGCAACGACACCCGGGTCCTGGAATTCACGGACGCCGAAGTCGAGGCCACCGGCCGTGACGAACCCGTTTTGGGTGACGTACTGGCGAATGGCCTCACCGTGGCGGGCGACCGTGCTTGGCTGCTGAAACAGCTGAGCGCGCCGAAAACCTAA
- a CDS encoding BTAD domain-containing putative transcriptional regulator, with product MVEEISFWLLGGCEVSVDGQPVDIGHARQQCVLAVLLLEANKPVTADQLVDRVWGEQAPVRARGTLQSYLTRLRRALDTEIARKPGGYVLAVDDQSVDVHRFRRLVADARVADDEHALALFDEALGLWRGEALAGLETEWLSGVRDGLTRERHAAELDHADLMLGAGKHAEALPGLLARGAERPLDERLAGQVMLALYKSGRQAEALDHYQRTRRLLIDELGADPGRRLQDLQRQILSAEVPAPAERAVTAHDRAARELAGAVRRQWTEEAGLRSLRRPQPLRVRWSNTRRPVAADPDVAPSQPHGDVAGLVRLFRSLPSKQLVVLGEPGAGKTVLALLFTLALLEDLRPGEPVPVLLSASSWDPRSEHLQSWVAKRLVEEYPALTARTASELVADGRILVVLDGLDEMPLAVHAAAVDALDRDHRYPLLLTCRTAEYENAVDRGGVILTRAPVVEIEPVELGDATAFLLSAGPPARRRWEPVLDKLRADPALPLNEVLTSPLMVALARVVYTATTTDPGELLDFADRESIEQHLLDAFVPAAYLAHPAAPDSRTPPRYEPAQAQEWLRFLARHLNRLDTHDIAWWHLVRSVSGQARALVVGVVAALAFGLAGGIAGGFGTGRWTGFLYFAVYALAFGSAMGLIYAAGVKAEPVRVELRFRGTGWRFLGRFAIGLALGVLFSRTMGLPTVVIAGVGLVLGLAAGLHVWLAKPADVAEVSGPPVVLRQDRTAALVLGLTFALALTLPSGFAVGVPTLDTAAAEAGWVDILISTLGGAVAGGVVGGVWFGRAGVLGIGFASAVAGGLIFGPAYPNVYGLGVGLAFGTVFGLSVAGVSVLSRAWGAFMVGQVWLALRGRQPWRVMRFLEDAHQRGVLRQSGGVYQFRHARLRDHLGNV from the coding sequence ATGGTCGAGGAGATCAGTTTCTGGCTGCTCGGCGGGTGCGAGGTCAGCGTGGACGGGCAGCCGGTCGACATCGGGCACGCCCGGCAGCAGTGCGTGCTCGCCGTGCTGCTGCTCGAGGCGAACAAGCCGGTGACGGCCGATCAGCTCGTCGATCGCGTGTGGGGCGAGCAGGCGCCGGTGCGCGCGCGGGGCACCTTGCAGAGCTACTTGACCCGGCTGCGGCGGGCGCTCGACACTGAGATCGCGCGGAAGCCGGGCGGCTACGTGCTCGCCGTCGACGACCAGTCCGTCGACGTGCACCGGTTCCGGCGGCTCGTCGCCGACGCGCGGGTCGCCGACGACGAGCACGCGCTCGCGTTGTTCGACGAGGCGCTCGGGCTCTGGCGCGGCGAGGCGCTCGCCGGGCTCGAAACGGAGTGGCTTTCGGGCGTCCGGGATGGACTGACGCGGGAACGGCACGCGGCGGAACTCGACCACGCCGACCTGATGCTCGGCGCGGGCAAGCACGCCGAGGCGCTGCCCGGCCTGCTCGCGCGAGGCGCCGAGCGGCCACTCGACGAACGGCTCGCCGGGCAGGTGATGCTCGCGCTCTACAAGAGCGGACGGCAGGCCGAGGCGCTCGACCACTACCAGCGGACGCGGCGGCTGCTGATCGACGAACTCGGCGCCGACCCCGGCCGGCGGCTGCAGGACCTGCAACGCCAGATCCTGTCCGCCGAGGTGCCCGCGCCCGCCGAGCGGGCGGTCACCGCCCATGACCGCGCGGCACGCGAACTCGCGGGCGCCGTCCGTCGACAGTGGACGGAGGAGGCCGGACTGCGGTCGCTGCGCAGGCCACAGCCGTTGCGCGTGCGCTGGTCGAACACCCGGCGCCCGGTCGCGGCCGACCCCGACGTCGCCCCGTCACAGCCACACGGGGACGTCGCCGGGCTGGTGCGGCTGTTCCGTTCCTTGCCGTCGAAACAGCTTGTGGTGCTTGGCGAACCCGGTGCCGGGAAGACCGTGCTGGCGCTGCTGTTCACGCTGGCGCTGCTCGAAGACCTGCGGCCGGGCGAACCGGTGCCGGTGCTGCTGAGCGCGTCGAGCTGGGATCCGCGGAGTGAGCATCTGCAGAGCTGGGTCGCGAAACGGCTCGTCGAGGAGTACCCGGCGCTGACCGCCAGGACCGCGTCCGAGCTGGTCGCCGACGGCCGGATCCTGGTCGTGCTCGACGGGCTCGACGAGATGCCGCTGGCCGTGCACGCCGCCGCCGTCGACGCGCTCGACCGCGACCACCGGTACCCGCTGCTGCTCACCTGCCGCACCGCCGAGTACGAGAACGCGGTCGATCGGGGCGGCGTCATCCTCACCCGCGCGCCGGTCGTGGAGATCGAGCCGGTCGAACTCGGCGACGCGACCGCGTTCCTGCTCTCCGCCGGACCGCCGGCGCGGCGGCGCTGGGAGCCGGTGCTCGACAAGCTCCGCGCCGACCCGGCGCTCCCGCTCAACGAGGTGCTGACCAGTCCGCTGATGGTCGCGCTCGCCAGGGTCGTCTACACCGCGACCACGACCGATCCCGGCGAGCTGCTCGACTTCGCCGATCGCGAGTCGATCGAACAGCACCTGCTGGACGCGTTCGTACCGGCCGCCTACCTCGCGCACCCCGCGGCCCCCGACTCGCGGACGCCGCCCCGGTACGAACCCGCGCAGGCCCAGGAATGGCTGCGCTTCCTGGCCAGGCACCTCAACCGGCTCGACACGCACGACATCGCCTGGTGGCACCTCGTCCGCTCGGTGTCCGGCCAGGCACGCGCGCTCGTGGTCGGCGTCGTGGCCGCGCTGGCGTTCGGGCTCGCGGGTGGCATCGCGGGCGGGTTCGGCACCGGCCGCTGGACCGGGTTCCTCTACTTCGCGGTGTACGCGCTCGCGTTCGGCTCGGCAATGGGCCTGATCTACGCCGCCGGCGTGAAGGCCGAACCGGTCCGCGTCGAACTTCGCTTCCGCGGCACGGGCTGGCGCTTCCTCGGCCGTTTCGCCATCGGGCTGGCGCTCGGCGTGCTGTTCAGCCGCACCATGGGCCTGCCGACGGTGGTCATCGCGGGCGTCGGCCTCGTACTGGGCCTCGCGGCGGGCCTGCACGTCTGGCTCGCCAAACCCGCCGACGTCGCCGAGGTGTCCGGCCCACCGGTCGTGCTCCGCCAGGACCGCACGGCCGCGCTCGTGCTCGGCCTCACCTTCGCGCTCGCCCTCACCCTGCCGAGCGGGTTCGCGGTCGGCGTGCCCACCTTGGACACCGCGGCCGCCGAAGCAGGCTGGGTCGACATCCTGATCAGCACGCTCGGCGGCGCGGTCGCGGGCGGCGTCGTCGGCGGCGTCTGGTTCGGCAGGGCAGGCGTGCTCGGCATCGGCTTCGCCAGCGCGGTCGCGGGCGGCTTGATCTTCGGCCCGGCGTACCCGAACGTCTACGGCCTCGGCGTCGGGCTCGCCTTCGGCACCGTTTTCGGCCTGTCGGTCGCCGGCGTCAGCGTGCTCTCACGGGCGTGGGGCGCGTTCATGGTCGGCCAGGTCTGGCTGGCACTGCGCGGCCGTCAGCCGTGGCGCGTCATGCGGTTCCTCGAAGACGCCCACCAGCGTGGGGTCCTGCGGCAGAGCGGCGGCGTTTACCAGTTCCGCCATGCGCGCCTGCGCGATCATCTTGGTAATGTCTAG
- a CDS encoding class I SAM-dependent methyltransferase, producing the protein MLYDELGVGYSLGRRTDPRWLAPITDALGAARSVVNIGAGTGSYEPANVVLAVEPSAEMIRQRPRGAAPAVRAVAESLPVSHAEAALAVLTVHHWTDWRAGVAELRRVAPLRVVLTYDPRRHLEFWMVREYVPEIADLEVGRPSSGDIARELGNATVTTLPLHWDFTDGVFPAHWRRPEAYLNQRVRDNCSALSQAPAHAVERGMTRLRADLESGRWHDRHRDLLALDEWDAGFRLIVSRD; encoded by the coding sequence ATGCTCTACGACGAACTGGGCGTCGGCTACTCGCTGGGCCGCCGCACCGACCCCCGCTGGCTCGCCCCGATCACCGACGCGCTCGGCGCGGCCCGCTCGGTGGTCAACATCGGCGCGGGCACCGGTTCCTACGAACCCGCCAACGTCGTGCTGGCCGTCGAACCGAGCGCCGAGATGATCCGGCAACGGCCGCGCGGCGCGGCGCCTGCCGTCCGCGCGGTGGCGGAGTCCTTGCCGGTGTCGCACGCGGAGGCGGCGCTGGCGGTGTTGACGGTGCATCACTGGACCGACTGGCGCGCCGGCGTGGCCGAGCTGCGCCGGGTCGCGCCGCTGCGGGTGGTCCTCACCTACGACCCGCGACGGCACCTGGAGTTCTGGATGGTGCGCGAGTACGTGCCGGAGATCGCGGACCTCGAAGTCGGCCGCCCGTCCTCCGGAGACATCGCGCGGGAACTCGGGAACGCGACGGTGACGACGCTGCCGTTGCACTGGGACTTCACGGACGGCGTGTTCCCCGCGCATTGGCGGCGGCCAGAGGCTTACCTGAATCAGCGGGTGCGGGACAACTGCTCGGCGCTCTCGCAGGCTCCCGCGCACGCCGTGGAGCGCGGTATGACCCGGCTGCGCGCGGATCTCGAATCCGGCCGCTGGCACGACCGGCACCGGGATCTGCTGGCCCTCGACGAGTGGGACGCCGGGTTCCGGCTGATCGTTTCGCGGGACTGA
- a CDS encoding cytochrome P450, with the protein MDSLSQLRTELSRYLTDSEARRHDPVGPIDELVRDAGLLEVDGAWVVSSHRLVSALSVDRRLSVDARLGGSEPRFAQPRTLDHVFGLMLNVRDGVDHRRLRGLVSGVFTARRIAELTESAATLIESALNAGDSLEVVSELGVRLPMRMNCELVGVPAEDRTQVLRWVKALARQLDRFGQPQSEVSQAERTLAEFTDYIHALLAKRRLDPRDDIMTRLVKAHGQHMLSTDELVAFVITLFVNGLDTLSAALGTALWTILGQPGLLPKLTNREDARVAFDEAVRLCAPIRLAARTALSDVEVDGRVIEAGSAVLFYWAAANRDPEFTAAPSEFRMDRGAIGTYAFGHGPHQCLGAQLARLTGAELVSRLATRFPESIVDTAVGEVRWQGELVFCSPERLQVKLVPQGAMAVA; encoded by the coding sequence GTGGACAGTCTCTCCCAGCTGCGCACGGAGCTTTCGCGTTATCTGACCGACTCCGAAGCCAGGCGCCATGACCCTGTCGGCCCGATCGACGAGCTCGTCCGAGATGCGGGACTGCTGGAAGTGGACGGGGCATGGGTGGTGTCGAGCCACCGGCTGGTGTCGGCGCTGAGCGTCGACCGAAGACTGTCCGTGGATGCTCGGCTGGGCGGAAGCGAGCCACGCTTCGCCCAGCCGCGCACGCTGGATCACGTTTTCGGGCTCATGCTCAACGTCCGCGACGGTGTCGACCACCGGCGGCTGCGCGGACTGGTCTCCGGCGTGTTCACCGCACGCCGGATCGCCGAACTCACCGAATCGGCCGCCACGCTCATCGAGTCCGCGCTGAACGCGGGCGACAGCCTCGAAGTCGTGTCGGAGCTGGGTGTGCGCCTGCCGATGCGGATGAACTGCGAACTCGTCGGCGTGCCCGCCGAGGACCGCACGCAGGTGCTGCGCTGGGTGAAAGCGCTCGCCAGGCAGCTCGACCGGTTCGGCCAGCCGCAATCCGAAGTCTCCCAAGCGGAACGCACACTGGCCGAGTTCACCGATTACATCCACGCGCTGCTGGCCAAGCGGCGTCTCGATCCGCGCGACGACATCATGACGCGGCTCGTGAAGGCGCACGGGCAGCACATGCTGTCCACCGACGAACTGGTCGCGTTCGTGATCACGTTGTTCGTCAACGGGCTGGACACGTTGTCCGCGGCGCTCGGCACCGCGCTGTGGACGATTCTCGGGCAGCCGGGGTTGCTGCCGAAACTCACCAACCGCGAGGACGCGAGGGTCGCGTTCGACGAGGCGGTCCGGTTGTGCGCGCCGATCCGGCTCGCCGCGCGCACCGCGCTGAGCGACGTCGAGGTCGACGGCCGGGTCATCGAGGCGGGGTCGGCCGTGCTCTTCTACTGGGCGGCCGCGAACCGCGATCCCGAGTTCACCGCCGCGCCGTCGGAGTTCCGGATGGACCGCGGCGCGATCGGCACCTACGCCTTCGGCCACGGCCCGCACCAGTGCCTCGGCGCTCAGCTGGCCAGGCTCACCGGCGCCGAACTCGTCTCGCGGCTGGCCACCCGCTTTCCCGAGTCCATTGTGGACACAGCGGTCGGAG